The sequence GGGAGGCCTTATCAGACACAGCCTCCCCCCTTCTTATGTGAGGGCGTGCCACGTGGGGGGCCCACCGCTCCCTGATGGggtgcccagtgcgggggtgcccccctactccatgaggggccgacccaccgacgGCTGGGCCCCTCCACCACGTGGGGAGAATGGTGGTGCCCCCTGGCAGACTTGGGGTAAAGGGGGAGCTTGTGTGGCTCATCCCCAACTCCGTGTCGTGATGGGCGGAGCCACGTGGTGCCGCCCCGCTCCCCGGCAGGGCGCTCGTCGCAGGGGTGCCTCCCCTAGCTAGGGGGCCAGCCCACCGCAGACTGCGTATGCCCAAAACGTGAGGGAGCGGGGTAGCACTGGCAGTGTGTGCGGGGTGGAAGGCCGGAAGCGGCCGGGGAGGCGGAAGTGgccggggaggcgggcggggggaggtcctctcGTGACCACGAGCCCCGCCCCCCCGCCGGAGAGTGAAGCCGTGACCGGACCTGGGCGGCGGAGGAGAGAGGTGCGTCTCAGTAGGCTCGGACCCCCACCCCCGCCGGCGGCTAAGAAGTACCGCCGTTTTGCAACGGGCAGGAGGGGCCCCCCGTAGTGCCGAGGCCCCTCCCCCCGCTGTCTACAGTTAGGCACACAGTGGCCCGGCGCATGGCGGCCCTTACTTACCCAAGGGATGAACCACCGCACGGACGTCCACTCACCTAAACTTCCGACCAAGGACTGCCAGGTACGAGCGCACGcagaactctgcacgtcgtacgcatgtgggagggtGCCAGCCGTTGAAGTAagtggccaagcccctcccacaaatacaggccaatgaatcggcctttacacatgtatcaaatctttttttttacacaataaaaacacagagctatggggactgggtaatgcggatgtgctagcggccatctaacaacccatttcctcagtagagatgtcccgaactattcgccggcgatgttcggtccgccccctatacatcatcattgagcaaactttgaccctgtacctcacagtcagcagacacattccagccaatcagcataccctccctcccagaccctcccacctcctatcaaaaagcaaggacagcatccatcttagattcattctgaagctgcagtgtaacaaatttgactaagttgtaatcgcaatgcgattaatacaggttatattaatcgcattgcgaattcaacttagagctgggttcctaatggttgtattgctagaatataacgaagattgagaatatagtgctatatttgttatattcgtcaattctagcaatacaaccattaggaactcagatctaagttgtaatcgcaatccccccccagatctaagttgtaatcgcaaaagaagtcactaagtcagctccaatcagatattttcatagacccagagtcttggtctatgtgcagatatctgattggagctgacttcttattttctcttttgcacataaacgtttaaactatattccttagtaaaaatgaccagtccacaccatgtgggtctatatttatgagggcccccctgagcaaagattagtaaatgtggccgggtggccccagcccacagttcaacccaaccccttatgtctcctggcctggggccgtctctataataatccaccagtaatttatgaatggggttaggttattaacttattattattggggtattattaaaataatttggttatAAAGTCAGAgtcgctctacctacctcctcctcccggcaccggagactcctgcagggcagctgccgtggcgccccaccactcaccaggctgcagcgagtcacacccccgtccccctttaccacgtgatggcgcgacgtgcttgcttgcttgcgaagtttagaagttgaacttgtgagtgagaactcctgcgccggTGGGCCgcaggtgacaccccatcagactggtgccacccggtgcggcccgtacccaccgcacccccctcgcaacgccactggatctaagttgtaatcgcattgcgattacaacgtagatctgagttcctaatggttgtattgctagaattgacgaatatagcactattttctcaatcttcgttatattctagcaatacaaccattaggaactcagatctaagttgtaatcgcaatgcgattaatacaggttatattaatcgcaggacaattgccctgcaaacaaatatggatagggaaatgacttaacatagaaaattaaaaaataataatctcgaACTAGAAggtcggaggtcaaagtggagtaggaggttgaggaggtggtggacgtgtcggtgtaggtggaagtggcggtggaggagatagccaagactgtttttgtttttttgttttatcctttatttatttattttttataaatttgggaagaccccaaaacattgggaaatggaaaagagaatgcaaagagaaagtgcgctaaagtataacaatggctgggtgcagccggtacacttgtctactcagcactcattggctgtggacaggcggctgcgcttgtctgtgatgacgccccctgccatgctaaacacacgttcagataatacactggctgcagggaggccagcacctccaaggcgtaaagggcaagctcaggccatgtgcccaatttggagacccagaagttgaatggggcaaacccatcattcagtacgtgtagtcatgtgcacacatactgctccaccatgttgctgaaatgctgcctcctgctaagacgttccatatcagctggtggtgctggttgttgtggcgtgctgacaaagcttttccacatttcggccatgctaaccctgccttctgaggtgctggtggtgccccagctgcgttggcgacctcttcctcctcctctgccttcgccttgtgcttcaactgtgcccctgctgtcaggtgggaatgctatcagcagcgtgtctaccagcgtgtgcttgtacttgcgcatcttccgatcacgctccagtgactgaattaaggacggtacgttgtccttgtagtggggatccagcagagtggccacccacTAATCAGTAGTgtagggcgcgaatattcgaatcgcgaatactaatcgcgaatatcggcacttagagaattcacgaatatttagaatacagtgatatatattcgtaatttagaatattctagattttttttcatcagtaacctcccttcttgcttgtgggccaatgagaaggctgcaatgtctttgtctgagcttagcaacatccctagcaaccaataggaaagttgcctaccccttactacactgctccaaaaaataatgggaacacaaaaataacacatcctagatctgaattaattaaatattcttctgaaatacttttttctttacataattgaatgtgctgacaacaaaatcacacaaaaataaaaaaagggaaataaaatttttcaacccatggaggtctggatttggagcccccctcaaaattaaagtggaaaaacacactacaggctgatccaactttgatgtaatgtccttaaaacaagtcaaaatgaggctcagtagtgtgtgtggcctccacgtgcctgtatgacctccctacaacgcctgtgcatgctcctgatgaggtggcggacggtctcctgagggatctcctcccagacctggactaaagcatctgccaactcctggacagtctgtggtgcaacgtgacgttggtggatagagcgagacatgatgtcccagatgtgctcaattggattcaggtctggggaacgggcgggccagtccatagcatcaatgccttcatcttgcaggaactgctgacacactccagccacatgaggtctagcattgtcttgcattaggaggaacccagggccaaccgcaccagcatatcgtctcacaaggggtctgaggatctcatctcggtacctaatggcagtcaggctacctctggcgagcacatggagggctgtgcggccctccaaagaaatgccaccccacaccattactgacccaatgccaaaccggtcatgctggaggatgttgcaggcagcagaacgttctccacggcgtctcaagactctgtcacgtctgtcacatgtgctcagtgtgaacctgctttcatctgtgaagagcacagggcgccagtggcgaatttgccaatcttggtgttctctggaaaatgccaaacgtcctgcacggtgttgggctgtaagcacaacccccacctgtggacgtcgggcctcatatcaccctcaaggagtctgtttctgaccgtttgagcagacacatgcacatttgtggcctgctggaagacattttgcagggctctggcagtgctcctcttgttcctccttgcacaaaggcggaggtagcggtcctgctgctgggttgttgccctccgacggcctcctccacgtctcctgatgtactggcctgtcgcctggtagcgcctccatgctctggacactacgctgacagacacagcaaaccttcttgccacagctcgcattgatgtgccatcctggataagctgcactacctgagccacttgtgtgagttgtagactccgtctcatgctaccactagagtgaaagcaccgccagcattcaaaagtgaccaaaacatcagccaggaagcataggaactgagaattggtctgtggtcaccacctgcagaaccactcctttattgggggtgtcttgctaattgcctataatttccacctattgtctatcccatttgcacaacagcatatgaaattgattgtcactcagtgttgcttcctaagtggacagtttgatttcacagaagtgtgattgacttggagttacattgtgttgtttaagtgttccctttatttttttgagcagtgtatatgagaATCTCCCCAGCAGACAttctttaaagttctgagagagacagcagtgtcattgctgtgctctgtgctttccacactacattagatagatagttatttagcttatatatataatacagatagttagtgggagatagtcagtgtaggttatatcctgatatagtgtagctgttgcagtgcagtgtgttaggtagtgtgataggttctgctgtccatacatacagttgcaagaaaaagtatgtgaaccctttggaatgatatggatttctgtacaaattggtcataaaatgtgatctgatcttcatctaagtcacaacaatagacaatcacagtctgcttaaaataataacacacaaagaattaaatgttaccatgtttttattgaacacaccatgtaaactttcacagtgcaggtggaaaaagtatgtgaacccttggatttaataactggttgaaccccctttggcagcaataacttcaaccaaacgtttcctgcagttgcagatcagctgtgcacaacggtcaggagtcattcttgaccattcctctttacagaactgtttcagttcagcaatattcttgggatgtatggtgtgaatcgctttcttgaggtcatgccacagcatctccatagggttgaggtcaggactctgactgggccactccagaaggtgtattttcttctgtttaagccattctgttgttgatttacttctatgctttgggtcgttgtcctgttgcaacacctatcttctgttgagcttcagctggtgaacagatggccttaagttctcctgcaaaatgtcttgataaacttgagaattcatttttccttcgatgatagcaatccgtccagaccctgacacagcaaagcagccctaaaccatgatgcccccaccaccatacttcacagttgggatgaggttttgatgttggtgtgctgtgcctctctttctccacacatagtgttttgtgtttctttcaaacaactcaactttggtgtcatctgtccacagaatattttccagtactgctgtggaacatccaggttcacttgtgcaaactgtaaacgtgcagcaatgttttttttggacagcagtggcttcctttgtgttatcctcccatgaaatccattcttgtttagtgttttacgtaccgtagattcgctaacagggatgttagtatatgccagagacttttgtaagtctttagctgacatttTAGAATTCTTATATGCTATAGTTACACAGGCGCTTTTACACTTTCTAAAATACTAACGCTGCGGTACTGCAGCGGTATCACCACCGCTGCTATTTCACAAGTGACCAGTATATTTTATGTTAAAGTACTGCGCGATGATCTCCTACTTCCCTCCTGAGTGGCAGGTGCCAGAAGAAGACAACAACAGGTACGCTTTAGCTATGCAAGTTACGGATTTGTATTTACCTTTTCCTGAATTCTTGTCTATTTGCCTGTGTGCCGATGGTGTCCTcttgagtagggttattggctacgctcgggtccactaccccatcatttagctaactaaccttccccatttcctctcccaataaccacacacagccactgtttggattaaatcggccacagcagccgtcttttattaaataatataaataacatgaataaacataacacttgatataacaatgacatatatatataaatatatacatgtctaaaTGACGAGGGGggtcctagaagccgcctaactgcaccttaaacgaccacaaaccaccacggcaattccatcttgcccccagccgcgtaccacaagctcggggacaccaactgacggacgccataccaagccaaccaggtgccccaactctgagagtccagccccaccattgaggccctctcattcaccgttaccatccagtagccccagcttctatgacctccccccgccacgactgctgcgacaaacgcaacacttaaAGACACACTCCGTCCACCACCcccttgtccatttttttttttaatacatttatttatttataaaatacacatttttttttttttttttatatatgcatcCCCTCTATAATATACCGTTGCCGCCCTGAAACATCCAAGTACACACTACGGGAGGGAGGGAGAtgctggctctctgctcctaaaatggcgggcgctgacctgcctcaccactacttcagcctgccgctccccgcccctttctagctcctccccccttttcctgcactcatccacttaacccttaccttccctgacccttgctcacaaaacccctcatgccggcctcccctgaagcgtgccgcttcgtccggcctcacttgagtagggttattggctacgctcgggtccactaccccatcatttagctaactaaccttccccatttcctctcccaataaccacacacagccactgtttggattaaatcggccacagcagccgtcttttattaaataatataaataacatgaataaacataacacttgatataacaatgacatatatatataaatatatacatgtctaactgacgaggggggtcctagaagccgcctaactgcaccttaaacgaccacaaaccaccacggcaattccatcttgcccccagccgcgtaccacaagctcggggacaccaactgacggacgccataccaagccaaccaggtgccccaactctgagagtccagccccaccattgaggccctctcattcaccgttaccatccagtagccccagcttctatgacctccccccgccaacaacgcgcagcttgacagCCCTTAAGCTCGCGCGTTCCGCCACACCCGGAGGGCTGTTTCAATACCTCCCTGCAAGTCCAGTGACCACAAATCAATGCCCACCGCATTGAGGTGGACTCCATCCTGTCTCCAAAAGCCTCCtgttcctgcttccaactcggGGTGCCTCACCACCACCGCCCCATGTTTGGCACAGAACCGCCCAATCACCCTGTTCAGCTTAATCCTAGCCTTATTCAGCCTTTCAACCAATCTCGCCTCCCTCCAGACCTTCCTGGGGACAATGTCCGACCACACAGTGACAACTGACGGGAAGAGGGACCACAAACGCAAAAAATCAAAACGTATATCCCTGATCAACTCTCTGCAAGGTCGGACCCCTAGGTCATTTCCCCCAACATGCAACACCAAGATATCTGGGACTCTATCTAACCTGGCTTGCCGATGAACCTCCTGCAAAACACTACCCCACACCATACCTCTGCGTCCGATCCATCTTACTATGGCTGTCCCCCGATCAAACCCCAGCTGCCGCCCATTCTGCCGAACATCCGCTCGTAATGCCCCCCAGAACACGAACGAATGGCCCAGGATCCAAACTAATAACGGGGCATCACCTGAAAAAAGAACGAGACAAACATGGTTAGACACAGCCTTAAACTGCCCCTAAACGCACATACAGCCGAAAACGCTCCGACTCCCACCTCCCAATACGCTTAATCACTTCATCTCGCACCCCCAAGCGAGCAGCCTCCGTGGCAGCACCtatcctgaaggaatgacccgtaaactTGCCAGAGTCCATTCCTAGATTACGCAAACATTTCTTGAATACCGCTATAAATTGAAATCGTGATAAAAAGGAGCCATCCTCGTGTCTGAGAATCGGTCCTGCCGCGACCCCTGCCCTTCCTTGAAAATCCCGCAAACACCGTACTGGACACAATAGACATCCCGGCACCTCAAACAATGAGACTAAATGACCCCTcccctcctgatccgtctttgaAAATCTCAGATAAATCAGCACCCTGTCGTCATATAACGTTACATCCTCACTCCTCAGACCCCCTTCCCGCTGCACACTTGCACACACTAACTCCCCTAAACGAAAGGCTCCGAAAAAAGCCAGAGCAAAGGCTAGTCTAAATAAGCTCACCTCCCAAGCCGAGCGACACACTCCAGCTACCTGCTCCCCTAACTGTAACAATAACGAAAAGGACACCGGTAGGCGGGAATCTTTGACACGCTGAAACCTTCTATAACCCTTCAAAATTTGTCGGACCAAAAAGGACTTAGTAATGTCCGGGGAATTCCGCAACTTGAATCCGAAAGCCAAGCCCGCCATGCAACCATTGATCTTGGCAACCGACCAACCTTGATCCTTCACGTGGCCAATGAACAGTAACAACGGAATTTCCCCGTCCAGTACCTCGACCCCTAGGTCATtacaccactgctgccacctactcCAAGCCCTATCGTACATCCTCCACGTGCCTTCACTCAATGATGCCTGCAACAGACAAGCTACGGTACCTCCAGGATCTCCCACAACGACTCTGGACACACCAATCCGACCTGACTCGCCTCCGGGGCCAGCTggcgaaaccgctcccactgaaaacgagaaagtgcGTCAGCTATACAGTTAGAGGAACCAGGCACATGCACCGCAAACACCCAAGCATTAAGGGACAAACACCGGAGAACCAACTGCTGCAATAGGCAAATAACTGGGGGGGAAGAAGCCGTTACCCTGTTGATGGCTTGCACAActcccaagttgtcacaatggaaACGAACCTTCTTGTGCCGAAACTTCTCCCCCCAGAGCGTGACTGCCAACACAATGGGGAAGAGTTCCAACAATGCCACGTTTTTTACCCACCCTTTTCGTACCCAGGACTCAGGCCAccgacccgcacaccactgcccttcACAGTACGCCCCAAAACCCGCTCCACCCGCAGCATCCGTAAACAATTCGAAATCAAACGCATCAaccacccccccccataactaatGCTCTGCCATTAAACTGTTTTAAAAAGGAATCCCAAACTTTCAAATCCCCTTTCAACTCACTGCCTAGTCTAATAAAATGGTGGGGAGACACCACCCCTCCTGTCGCTGAAGCCAACCTCCTACTAAAAATGCGGCCCATAGGTAGGATTCTGCATGCAAAATTTAATTTGCCCAACAAAGACTGCAGGTCCCGCAGACGAATCTTTTTTGCTGTCAATGCCGCCGCCACCTCTGTTCTTAAATCTGACACTTTGTCTACTggtagcctacactccatccgctgTGTATCTATGACAATACCCAAAAAACTTAGCTCAGTAGCcggccccaccgttttgtccaccGCTAACGGGACTCCAAAACACTCAAAAACAGACTGTAATGTGGATAACAACAACGAACAAACCCTGGATCCCCCCGGCCCCAAACAcaggaaatcatccaaataatgaatgacAGAGTGACAACCTGATTCCTGAACCACCACCcactccagaaaagaactgaaacgctcaaaatatgcacacgatattgaacagcccattggcaaacacctatccacaaaataagcGCCATTCCAAAAACAACCCAGTAAATACAAACTATCCGGGTGAACTGGCAACAACCTAAATGCCGCTTCAATATCACATTTTGCCAACAGGGTACCCGGACCCAGCTTCCTTACCCAttccacagccgcatcaaaggaagCATAAACCACAGAACAAAGTTCCAGGTCAatgccctcattgaccgacgcacccttaGGGAATGATAAATGGTGGATGAGCCTAAATTtattaggctccttcttagggaTCAAACCCAAAGGGGAAACTCGCAAGTTACTGATGGGTGATGTAACCAACGGACCATCCATCCTCCCTAGGGAAACCTCTTTAGCTAACTTTCCTGTCACTATGTCCGGGAACTGCAATGCCGAGCGCAAATTCTTCCGCTTCTCTAAGACTGGTAACGGGTGTGAAGGTATATGAAAACCGAACTTAAACCCTGAATACAAAAATTCAGCTAACTCCTGGTTCGGATATCTATTTAGATGCCCCACCATCCTTTCCACTCGCACTGGGGTCTGCCCCTTTTGCAAAActatccccccccctttgtctaccccctctaaaacatctgctagccccatggcccccgccacacacgGAACATTCATGCCTAAATTTGCATTTTTGGCCGAATTTGCAACTTCcctcattgaaaaggaagcagtATCCTCTTCCAACTGGGGGCGTCCCTGTACCTTGCTGTACCCCAACCCCTGACTCACTCCGAAAGGACTGACCACTCCTACCTGGCGCTGTCACCCTCATCCATAAcgcaatgtccttatggtcccatctcatattaggacggaccgctttcctctgacgaaactgctcgtcataccgTAACCACCCGGAACCCCCATACACTCTATAGGCTTCCCCAATAGCATCCAGATAGCAAAATAAAGGGGAACAGCATTCCGGActcttctccccaatcacacttgccaaaatagcaaaggcCTGTAGCCAATTACTAAATGACCTAGGGATAAGGCGATAGCGACGCTTATCATCATCCTCCTTTCTTACTCCATCCTTTTTTACCACATCAAGGTTGAACCGCTCCAACggaagcagcgaaaaaatttctaTATACTCTCCC is a genomic window of Bufo bufo chromosome 1, aBufBuf1.1, whole genome shotgun sequence containing:
- the LOC121003196 gene encoding uncharacterized protein LOC121003196 isoform X1, whose translation is MAEAVEVMLRRLREAADTRGSDWLEQQVTALLGGAEVGTSSPTPAATRPRRVRPPARLSPDLPPRVRRRVRSPTRDPPRREHSKATAASRRGRNPYVRRDPPEAVGPSPQPIAPATGESGPGSAGSPPVPRSRRPAQRGRGSGSRGSSGAARSARAARRRPLQDEPLSVAHEAAPVGARDGRRPCHDALLTEEEDEAVLDGSPPQSRPLGHEDRRADAYMEDRELRRPFPEGGQFATGPDTVEDRGRPRAIPNAPSSDPAGVLPANSASTHQRNVVDPGVVRQEAGPAAAGFTAPGQLVGAVSPAGPGGESGRIGVSRVVVGDPGGTVACLLQASLSEGTWRMYDRAWSRWQQWCNDLGVEVLDGEIPLLLFIGHVKDQGWSVAKINGCMAGLAFGFKLRNSPDITKSFLVRQILKGYRRFQRVKDSRLPVSFSLLLQLGEQVAGVCRSAWEVSLFRLAFALAFFGAFRLGELVCASVQREGGLRSEDVTLYDDRVLIYLRFSKTDQEGRGHLVSLFEVPGCLLCPVRCLRDFQGRAGVAAGPILRHEDGSFLSRFQFIAVFKKCLRNLGMDSGKFTGHSFRIGAATEAARLGVRDEVIKRIGRWESERFRLYVRLGAV